One genomic segment of Alphaproteobacteria bacterium includes these proteins:
- a CDS encoding VOC family protein: MARMIFVNLPVKDLPKSMAFYKALGFVNNPHFTDETAACMVIEEGSIHVMLLTHAKWATFTQRPIPTAGSSEVMIALSCDSRAAVDAMNDAATAHGGTADINPKQDLGFMYNRSFADPDGHVWEPMWMDPAAIPKG; this comes from the coding sequence ATGGCGCGCATGATCTTCGTCAACCTGCCGGTGAAGGACCTTCCGAAGTCGATGGCCTTCTACAAGGCGCTGGGCTTCGTCAACAACCCGCACTTCACCGACGAGACGGCGGCCTGCATGGTGATCGAGGAGGGCAGCATCCACGTCATGCTGCTCACGCACGCCAAGTGGGCCACCTTCACCCAGCGGCCGATCCCGACGGCAGGCTCGAGCGAGGTGATGATCGCGCTGTCGTGCGACAGCCGCGCCGCCGTCGACGCGATGAACGATGCGGCCACGGCGCATGGCGGCACCGCCGACATCAACCCGAAGCAGGATCTCGGCTTCATGTACAACCGCAGCTTCGCCGATCCCGACGGCCATGTCTGGGAACCGATGTGGATGGACCCGGCGGCGATCCCCAAGGGCTAG
- a CDS encoding winged helix-turn-helix transcriptional regulator — MSRLMDDVFRALADPTRRRVVEALCQRPASVSELARPFRMALPSFLEHLKVLEGCGLVSSTKTGRVRTYRLAPGRLRQAEDWLATQRRVWEQRLDQLDAYLMKLKASQQESE, encoded by the coding sequence ATGTCAAGGCTCATGGACGACGTCTTTCGTGCCCTGGCCGATCCCACCCGCCGCCGCGTGGTCGAGGCGCTCTGCCAGCGCCCGGCCTCGGTCAGCGAGCTGGCGCGGCCCTTCCGGATGGCCCTGCCCTCCTTCCTCGAGCACCTCAAGGTGCTGGAGGGCTGCGGCCTGGTGTCATCGACCAAGACCGGTCGCGTGCGCACGTACCGATTGGCACCCGGCCGGCTGCGCCAGGCCGAGGACTGGCTCGCGACGCAGCGCCGCGTCTGGGAGCAGCGGCTCGACCAGCTCGACGCGTATCTGATGAAGCTGAAGGCATCGCAACAGGAGAGCGAGTGA
- a CDS encoding SRPBCC family protein gives MSVFKIDPKLDLRLERVIDVKPELVWACWTMPEHIVKWFTPAPWRTKSVDIELHPGGRFNSVMLSPEGEEFPNFGCVLEVVPISRLVFTDTLLEGFRPSGKPFFSAVVEIAPDGAGTRYIATAIHGNDETRKQHEEMGFHSGWSAALDQLVALAKTLSH, from the coding sequence ATGAGCGTGTTCAAGATCGACCCGAAGCTCGACCTGCGCCTCGAGCGCGTGATCGACGTCAAGCCCGAGCTGGTGTGGGCCTGCTGGACGATGCCCGAGCACATCGTGAAGTGGTTCACGCCGGCGCCGTGGCGCACCAAGTCGGTCGACATCGAGCTGCACCCCGGCGGCCGCTTCAACAGCGTGATGCTCTCGCCCGAGGGAGAGGAGTTCCCGAATTTCGGCTGCGTGCTGGAGGTTGTGCCGATCAGCCGCCTGGTCTTCACCGACACGCTGCTCGAAGGCTTCCGCCCTTCCGGCAAGCCGTTCTTCAGTGCCGTCGTCGAAATCGCGCCCGATGGCGCCGGCACCCGCTACATCGCCACCGCGATCCACGGCAACGACGAGACGCGCAAGCAGCACGAGGAGATGGGCTTCCACAGCGGCTGGAGCGCGGCGCTCGATCAGCTCGTGGCGCTGGCCAAGACGCTGTCGCATTGA
- a CDS encoding type II toxin-antitoxin system Phd/YefM family antitoxin, whose translation MRIVNMHDAKSQLSRLVEQAANGAPFIIARAGKPLVKVVPLSADDTGGRRRLGFLAGEIAVPDDFDRMGGA comes from the coding sequence ATGCGTATCGTCAACATGCACGACGCCAAGTCGCAGCTCTCGCGGCTGGTCGAGCAGGCCGCCAACGGCGCCCCCTTCATCATCGCGCGGGCCGGCAAGCCGCTGGTCAAGGTCGTGCCGCTGAGCGCCGACGACACCGGCGGCCGGCGCCGGCTGGGCTTCCTCGCCGGCGAGATCGCCGTGCCCGACGATTTCGACCGCATGGGTGGGGCATGA
- a CDS encoding type II toxin-antitoxin system VapC family toxin has translation MKLLVDTHLLLRAAGEPQKLSPAARRLLDDTANELWFSAASLWEVAVRQAAGRADLRVEPRRLRRELIAHGWQELAITSEHAAAAGDLPPTLKDPFDRMLLAQAAAEGLMLVTMDPAVARQSGRVRQV, from the coding sequence ATGAAGCTGCTGGTCGACACCCACCTCCTGCTGCGCGCGGCGGGCGAGCCGCAGAAGCTCTCCCCCGCCGCCCGCCGCCTGCTCGACGACACCGCCAACGAGCTGTGGTTCAGCGCCGCCAGCCTGTGGGAGGTGGCGGTCCGGCAGGCGGCGGGCCGCGCCGACCTGCGGGTCGAGCCGCGCCGCCTGCGGCGCGAGCTGATCGCCCATGGCTGGCAGGAGCTGGCGATCACCAGCGAGCACGCCGCGGCGGCCGGCGACCTGCCGCCGACCCTGAAGGACCCCTTCGACCGCATGCTGCTGGCCCAGGCCGCCGCCGAGGGCCTGATGCTGGTGACCATGGACCCGGCGGTGGCCCGGCAATCGGGCCGGGTGCGACAGGTGTAG
- a CDS encoding MarR family transcriptional regulator, with the protein MATTRDKARKGGGKAEAVTELMLEVAQCFFKIRALGQKTGLITSWGGGAFGFMRSLALLGPLTVPQIAEMRPTSRQRMQRLADELAAQGLVRFVDNPKHRRSKLVRLTARGEAQYRAQSARLLAIASSLGAALGESDIHKATAIVRRLSEEVKARFA; encoded by the coding sequence ATGGCAACCACACGGGACAAGGCCCGCAAGGGCGGCGGCAAGGCCGAGGCGGTCACCGAGCTGATGCTCGAGGTGGCGCAGTGCTTCTTCAAGATCCGGGCGCTGGGCCAGAAGACCGGGCTGATCACCAGCTGGGGCGGCGGCGCCTTCGGCTTCATGCGCAGCCTGGCGCTGCTCGGCCCGCTGACCGTGCCGCAGATCGCCGAGATGCGGCCCACCAGCCGACAGCGCATGCAGCGCCTGGCCGACGAGCTGGCCGCCCAGGGCCTGGTGCGCTTCGTCGACAATCCGAAGCACCGCCGCTCGAAGCTGGTGCGGCTCACCGCCAGGGGAGAGGCGCAGTACCGCGCGCAGAGCGCCCGGCTGCTGGCGATCGCCTCGAGCCTGGGCGCGGCGCTCGGCGAGTCGGACATCCACAAGGCGACCGCCATCGTGCGGCGCCTGAGCGAGGAGGTGAAGGCGCGCTTCGCCTGA
- a CDS encoding isoprenylcysteine carboxylmethyltransferase family protein, which yields MNAITVANPGDDQTAGAIVRPPLLFLAALLLGFGLDHLLRLPFPIGRDGWLHWASAANALCLIAAGVAIFAAGIRNFARAATPVQGTRPTRVLVTSGIHGFSRNPIYLGMFLVYVGIGLMVRSPWIVMLTVPLAITMQLGVIAREEAYLERRFGQAWRDYRARVGRWL from the coding sequence ATGAACGCCATCACCGTTGCGAACCCCGGCGACGATCAGACCGCCGGCGCCATCGTGCGGCCGCCGCTGCTGTTTCTCGCCGCGCTGCTGCTGGGTTTCGGGCTGGATCACCTGCTGCGCCTGCCCTTCCCGATCGGGCGCGACGGCTGGCTGCACTGGGCGAGCGCCGCCAACGCCTTGTGCCTGATCGCGGCCGGCGTCGCGATCTTCGCCGCCGGCATCCGCAACTTCGCGCGCGCCGCGACGCCGGTGCAGGGCACGCGGCCAACGCGGGTGCTGGTGACGTCGGGCATCCACGGCTTCAGCCGCAACCCGATCTATCTCGGCATGTTCCTGGTCTATGTCGGCATCGGGCTGATGGTTCGCAGCCCGTGGATCGTGATGCTGACCGTGCCGCTGGCGATCACCATGCAGCTGGGCGTCATCGCCCGCGAGGAGGCCTATCTCGAGCGCCGCTTCGGCCAGGCCTGGCGCGACTATCGCGCGCGCGTCGGCCGCTGGCTGTAG
- a CDS encoding cytochrome P450: MAQARAFDILSPAFHADPFPTTERMRAAGAVVRLKVPIIGNAWLATTHEACTALLKDHAAFARDPANAGSRTQARILAVLPRTIGLLAMNMLGHDDPEHRRLRSLVDTAFQRHSIEAMRPMIARIADGLLDRLEGRAEADLMAEFCRDLPLSVICAMLGLPERDQARFRNWLGGLKDTADIWAVIRAIPGVLRVVRDLRRIARPGGGALPDGLIAALRDAEADGQRLSEDELVSMIFLLFGAGQETTTHLIAGGLHALLTHDEQRRRLRDEPGLMAGCVEECLRFVSPVQMTKPRFAVRDMDWQGLPFRRGEMFTAFLAAANGDPARFAEPRRFDIARQPNPHLAFGTGVHFCLGLQLARAEAAIAFERILARFPDIRLDERAEIVWHRRVGIRALARLPVRLAA, encoded by the coding sequence ATGGCGCAGGCGCGCGCGTTCGACATCCTGTCGCCGGCCTTCCACGCCGATCCCTTCCCGACCACCGAGCGCATGCGCGCCGCGGGCGCCGTCGTGCGCCTGAAGGTGCCGATCATCGGCAATGCCTGGCTCGCCACCACGCACGAGGCCTGCACCGCGCTGCTGAAGGACCACGCCGCCTTCGCGCGCGATCCGGCCAATGCCGGCAGCCGCACGCAGGCGCGCATCCTCGCCGTGCTGCCGCGCACCATCGGCCTGCTGGCGATGAACATGCTGGGCCACGACGATCCCGAGCACCGCCGCCTGCGCAGCCTGGTCGACACCGCATTCCAGCGCCACAGCATCGAGGCCATGAGGCCGATGATCGCGCGCATCGCCGATGGCCTGCTCGACCGGCTCGAGGGTCGGGCCGAGGCCGACCTGATGGCCGAGTTCTGCCGCGACCTGCCGCTGTCGGTGATCTGCGCCATGCTCGGCCTGCCCGAGCGCGACCAGGCGCGCTTCCGCAACTGGCTGGGCGGGCTGAAGGACACCGCCGACATCTGGGCGGTGATCCGCGCCATCCCCGGCGTGCTGCGCGTCGTGCGCGATCTGCGCCGCATCGCGCGGCCGGGCGGCGGCGCGCTGCCCGACGGCCTGATCGCCGCCCTGCGCGACGCCGAGGCCGACGGCCAGCGGCTGAGCGAGGACGAGCTGGTGTCGATGATCTTCCTGCTGTTCGGCGCCGGGCAGGAGACCACGACGCACCTGATCGCCGGCGGACTGCACGCGCTGCTGACGCACGACGAGCAGCGCCGAAGGCTGCGCGACGAGCCGGGCCTGATGGCAGGCTGCGTCGAGGAATGCCTGCGCTTCGTCTCGCCGGTGCAGATGACCAAGCCGCGCTTCGCCGTGCGCGACATGGACTGGCAGGGCCTGCCGTTCCGCCGCGGCGAGATGTTCACGGCCTTCCTGGCCGCGGCCAATGGCGATCCCGCGCGCTTCGCCGAGCCGCGGCGCTTCGACATCGCGCGCCAGCCCAATCCGCACCTCGCCTTCGGCACCGGGGTGCATTTCTGCCTCGGCCTGCAGCTCGCCCGCGCCGAGGCGGCGATCGCCTTCGAGCGCATCCTCGCGCGCTTTCCCGACATCAGGCTCGACGAGCGGGCCGAGATCGTCTGGCACCGCCGCGTCGGCATCCGCGCGCTGGCGCGATTGCCGGTGCGGCTCGCCGCCTGA
- a CDS encoding DNA/RNA non-specific endonuclease encodes MKARDLKTIVDRTTRDIAARLADMRRAVDDKKPTQINDPERMMLRTVKLAESVLRPSKSEQERIIGTNDLVDMNYFERGLLAARSVCRVILRNEAGRQIGVASGFMVSPRLMLTNHHVFPTDGDARLALAQFDYVLDINGIERRGPSFRVRPDLYYYAEQALDFALVAVDSQAEGGSDGATLESFRYLRLDPGLGKINQGEFISIVQHPSGLPKQVAMRENQLLRIETDFLVYRSDTAQGSSGSPLFNDTWQVVGLHSAGVPNKNSKGQWLTRTGAVADDDTEDGDIDWVGNRGARASRIVAAWHRAPAGPLRDELLAITAGENKPEPGPDPLPEIFDQRAPSRISALRVYAVAGGARIDLPLGFSADVEPAGGRTSAAKTAAAPAPLPAAGAVAVEAYKAPVVDTKYANRKGYETKFLSKAIALPGVTKKSLAAPMDNGEIAIPYEHFSIVMHKQRRLALFTACNVDARETARRPDPTKAYTRAALGGLSKNDVEMWVHEPRIADEHQLPDAFFKNDRKSFDKGHVVRRDDVVWGKSYAQVRRANGDSFHVTNCSPQVAAFNQSSKGGDWGLLENMILRQAKGEKVVIFAGPVLDDAKDKPFKGEDENGGELIVQIPSRYWKIVVADGEDGLEAYGFVLKQDLKSVVWEFDVEADWVEELKPLADIQKAAGLVKFPKVVMDADMFGRIEVAESLRSQEIQRRR; translated from the coding sequence ATGAAGGCCCGGGATCTCAAGACGATCGTCGATCGCACGACCCGCGACATCGCCGCGCGGCTGGCGGACATGCGCAGGGCGGTCGACGACAAGAAGCCGACCCAGATCAACGACCCCGAGCGCATGATGCTGCGCACGGTCAAGCTCGCGGAGTCGGTGCTGCGGCCCTCGAAGTCGGAGCAGGAACGCATCATCGGCACCAACGATCTCGTCGACATGAACTACTTCGAGCGCGGTCTGCTGGCGGCGCGATCGGTCTGCCGCGTGATCCTGCGCAACGAGGCCGGCCGGCAGATCGGCGTCGCCAGCGGCTTCATGGTCTCGCCGCGTCTCATGCTGACCAACCACCACGTCTTCCCGACCGACGGCGACGCGCGGCTGGCGCTGGCGCAGTTCGACTACGTGCTGGACATCAACGGCATCGAGCGGCGCGGCCCGTCCTTCCGCGTGCGGCCCGACCTCTACTATTACGCCGAGCAGGCGCTCGACTTCGCCTTGGTCGCGGTCGACAGCCAGGCCGAAGGCGGCAGCGATGGCGCCACGCTGGAGAGCTTCCGCTACCTGCGGCTCGACCCCGGCCTGGGCAAGATCAACCAGGGCGAGTTCATCTCGATCGTCCAGCATCCCTCGGGGCTGCCCAAGCAGGTCGCCATGCGCGAGAACCAGCTGCTGCGCATCGAGACGGACTTCCTGGTCTATCGCTCGGACACCGCGCAGGGCTCCTCCGGCTCGCCGCTGTTCAACGACACCTGGCAGGTGGTCGGCCTGCACAGCGCCGGGGTGCCCAACAAGAACAGCAAGGGCCAGTGGCTCACCCGCACCGGCGCCGTCGCCGACGACGACACGGAGGACGGCGACATCGACTGGGTCGGCAACCGCGGCGCGCGCGCCAGCCGCATCGTCGCCGCCTGGCATCGCGCGCCCGCCGGGCCGCTGCGCGACGAGCTGCTGGCGATCACCGCGGGCGAGAACAAGCCCGAACCGGGTCCCGACCCGCTGCCCGAGATCTTCGATCAGCGCGCGCCGTCGCGCATCTCGGCGCTGCGCGTCTACGCCGTCGCCGGTGGCGCGCGCATCGACCTGCCGCTGGGCTTCAGCGCGGATGTCGAGCCCGCCGGCGGCCGCACGTCGGCAGCGAAGACGGCGGCGGCGCCGGCTCCGCTGCCCGCCGCCGGTGCCGTCGCCGTCGAGGCCTACAAGGCGCCGGTGGTCGACACCAAGTACGCCAACCGCAAGGGCTACGAGACGAAGTTTCTCAGCAAGGCCATCGCGCTGCCGGGCGTGACCAAAAAGTCGCTGGCGGCGCCGATGGACAACGGCGAGATCGCCATTCCCTACGAGCACTTCTCCATCGTGATGCACAAGCAGCGGCGGCTGGCGCTGTTCACGGCCTGCAACGTCGATGCCCGCGAGACGGCGCGCCGGCCCGATCCGACCAAGGCCTATACGCGCGCGGCGCTCGGCGGGCTGTCGAAGAACGACGTCGAGATGTGGGTGCACGAGCCGCGCATCGCCGACGAGCATCAGCTTCCCGACGCCTTCTTCAAGAACGACCGCAAGTCCTTCGACAAGGGCCACGTCGTGCGCCGCGACGACGTGGTATGGGGCAAGAGCTACGCCCAGGTCCGCCGCGCCAACGGCGACAGCTTCCACGTGACCAATTGCTCGCCGCAGGTCGCCGCGTTCAACCAGTCCTCGAAGGGCGGCGACTGGGGCCTGCTCGAGAACATGATCCTGCGCCAGGCCAAGGGCGAGAAGGTGGTGATCTTCGCCGGGCCGGTGCTCGACGACGCCAAGGACAAGCCGTTCAAGGGCGAGGACGAGAACGGCGGCGAGCTCATCGTGCAGATCCCGTCGCGCTACTGGAAGATCGTCGTCGCCGACGGCGAGGACGGGCTGGAAGCCTATGGCTTCGTGCTCAAGCAGGACCTCAAATCCGTTGTCTGGGAGTTCGACGTCGAGGCCGACTGGGTCGAGGAGCTGAAGCCGCTGGCCGACATCCAGAAGGCCGCCGGCCTGGTGAAGTTTCCCAAGGTCGTGATGGACGCCGACATGTTCGGCCGCATCGAGGTCGCGGAGTCGCTGAGGAGCCAGGAGATCCAGCGCCGGCGCTGA
- a CDS encoding DEAD/DEAH box helicase, whose product MTSPRRAPRSPSRKPKEARLSRTRAPEGLSALEWQRGLRRQFGREQAFGLENIGAEPFFSEFRVTNPASKSSYRVAIRGPGPGGNFCSCPDYATGELGTCKHIEFTLAKLERKRGAKAAFARGYRPAFSEIYLRNEGQRRVHFRAGTDCPAPLREAAARLFDASRDFMLPEDRFAGLERFRALASDCGHELRVYDDALDFIAGRRDAVRRAAALERLFPKGAADPKLRAFLKAPLHAYQAEGALFAVRAGRALIGDDMGLGKTIQAIAAMEILARHFGVARVLVICPTSLKYQWQSEIARFTGRDGKRAARVVGGGRAQRQKDYAAEDFCKIANYETLQADLELIAAWAPELVIVDEAQRVKNWNTIAARALKRIDSAYAIVLTGTPLENRIEELISIVQFVDQHRLGPTWKLLHEHQVKDEAGRVTGYTGLEKIGRTLEPVMIRRRKSEVLRQLPGRSDQTLLVPMTEMQMAHHRENADVVARIVQRWRRTGFLSDQDQRRMTCALQNMRMSCVSTYLLDQESDHGVKADELAALLDELLAEPDSRAVVFSQWTRTQDIVVRRLEARGLGHVAFHGGVPSDKRPALVQRFREDPACRVFLSTDAGSTGLNLQHASTLVNMDLPWNPAVLEQRIARIHRMGQAKPVRIVNFVAKGTIEEGMLSVLAFKRSLSAGILDGAGGEISLGGSRLNRFMKEVESVTGGIGEAQPMTPAEEAGVAAATAANDDVAPAPQQVVSPPVEPESRAAVTDPWQALAQIGGQFVAALAAAGDGGVAAHPWIERDPSSGARNLRIPLPPPETARQIASALSALADSLRGGRT is encoded by the coding sequence ATGACATCCCCCCGCCGTGCCCCGCGCAGCCCGTCCCGCAAGCCCAAGGAAGCCAGGCTGTCGCGCACCCGCGCGCCGGAAGGGCTGTCGGCGCTGGAGTGGCAGCGCGGCCTGCGCCGCCAGTTCGGCCGCGAGCAGGCCTTCGGCCTGGAGAACATCGGCGCCGAGCCGTTCTTCTCGGAGTTCCGCGTCACCAACCCGGCCTCGAAGTCGAGCTACCGCGTGGCGATCCGCGGGCCCGGACCGGGCGGCAATTTCTGCTCCTGCCCGGACTACGCCACCGGCGAGCTCGGCACCTGCAAGCACATCGAGTTCACGCTGGCCAAGCTGGAGCGCAAGCGCGGCGCCAAGGCGGCCTTCGCGCGCGGCTACCGTCCGGCCTTCTCTGAGATCTACCTGCGCAACGAGGGCCAGCGCCGCGTCCATTTCCGTGCCGGCACCGACTGTCCGGCGCCGCTGCGCGAAGCCGCCGCCCGCCTGTTCGACGCGTCGCGCGACTTCATGCTGCCGGAGGATCGCTTCGCGGGGCTGGAGCGCTTCCGCGCGCTGGCGTCGGATTGCGGCCACGAGCTGCGCGTCTACGACGATGCGCTCGATTTCATCGCCGGCCGGCGCGACGCGGTGCGGCGCGCGGCGGCGCTCGAGCGGTTGTTCCCGAAAGGCGCCGCCGATCCCAAGCTGCGCGCGTTCCTGAAGGCGCCGCTGCATGCCTACCAGGCCGAGGGGGCGCTGTTCGCGGTGCGCGCCGGCCGGGCGCTGATCGGCGACGACATGGGCCTGGGCAAGACGATCCAGGCGATCGCCGCCATGGAGATCCTGGCGCGCCATTTCGGCGTCGCCCGCGTGCTGGTGATCTGCCCGACCTCGCTGAAGTATCAGTGGCAGAGCGAGATCGCGCGCTTCACCGGACGCGACGGCAAGCGCGCGGCGCGCGTCGTCGGCGGCGGCCGGGCGCAGCGGCAGAAGGACTACGCGGCCGAGGATTTCTGCAAGATCGCCAATTACGAGACCTTGCAGGCCGACCTCGAGCTGATCGCCGCCTGGGCGCCCGAGCTGGTGATCGTCGACGAGGCGCAGCGCGTCAAGAACTGGAACACCATCGCCGCGCGCGCGCTCAAGCGCATCGACAGCGCCTACGCCATCGTGCTCACCGGCACGCCGCTGGAGAACCGGATCGAGGAGCTGATCTCCATCGTGCAGTTCGTCGACCAGCATCGGCTGGGGCCGACCTGGAAGCTGCTGCACGAGCACCAGGTCAAGGACGAGGCCGGACGGGTCACCGGCTATACCGGGCTGGAGAAGATCGGCCGCACGCTCGAGCCGGTGATGATCCGCCGGCGCAAGTCCGAGGTGCTGCGCCAGCTGCCCGGCCGCAGCGACCAGACGCTGCTGGTGCCGATGACCGAGATGCAGATGGCGCACCATCGCGAGAACGCCGACGTCGTGGCGCGCATCGTGCAGCGCTGGCGGCGCACCGGCTTCCTCTCCGACCAGGACCAGCGGCGCATGACCTGCGCCCTGCAGAACATGCGCATGTCCTGCGTCAGCACCTACCTGCTCGACCAGGAGAGCGACCATGGCGTGAAGGCCGACGAGCTGGCGGCGCTGCTCGACGAGCTGCTGGCCGAGCCCGACTCCAGGGCTGTGGTGTTCTCGCAATGGACGCGCACGCAGGACATCGTCGTCCGCCGCCTCGAAGCGCGCGGGCTGGGCCATGTCGCCTTCCACGGCGGCGTGCCGTCGGACAAGCGGCCGGCGCTGGTCCAGCGTTTCCGCGAGGATCCCGCGTGCCGCGTCTTCCTGTCGACCGACGCCGGCAGCACCGGGCTGAACCTGCAGCACGCCTCGACCCTCGTGAACATGGACCTGCCGTGGAACCCCGCGGTGCTCGAGCAGCGCATCGCGCGCATCCATCGCATGGGCCAGGCGAAGCCGGTGCGGATCGTCAACTTCGTCGCCAAGGGCACGATCGAGGAGGGCATGCTGTCGGTGCTGGCCTTCAAGCGCTCGCTGTCGGCCGGCATCCTCGACGGCGCCGGCGGCGAGATCTCGCTCGGCGGCTCGCGGCTGAACCGCTTCATGAAGGAAGTGGAGAGCGTCACCGGCGGCATCGGCGAGGCCCAGCCCATGACGCCGGCCGAGGAGGCGGGGGTTGCCGCCGCCACCGCGGCCAACGACGATGTGGCGCCGGCACCGCAGCAGGTCGTGAGTCCGCCGGTCGAGCCCGAGTCGCGCGCCGCCGTCACCGATCCGTGGCAGGCGCTGGCGCAGATCGGCGGGCAATTCGTCGCCGCCCTGGCCGCCGCCGGCGACGGCGGGGTCGCGGCGCATCCCTGGATCGAGCGCGATCCGTCGAGCGGCGCGCGCAACCTCAGGATCCCGCTGCCGCCCCCGGAAACCGCGCGGCAGATCGCCAGCGCGCTCTCGGCGCTCGCCGACAGCCTGCGCGGCGGCCGCACCTGA
- a CDS encoding adenylate/guanylate cyclase domain-containing protein produces MQLSATLAWLVDSASDVPGADHLLAGLGARLRADGLPLAGGALTLAVPHPLIARRTWLWRADGDAVIEALGFAGLGLTQPTPAGDAGRGWLASLASGPVHLDSIGMRPDAPSLAWIGPRAFTTREAEVLGQAARFAAAPLSTLAARATLAAALEAYLGRRSAARVLASPLSRAVGETIQAALLYADLRGFTELSQNHPPDAVIAALDAWFDRIAGPVHAFGGEVLKFIGDGVLAIFPVAGALSRAAACDAALRAVAASSLGMAHLDKARAEQGLPPLPFGAALHVGEIYWGNIGAADRLDFTAIGPAVNLVSRLEGLCRPLGRSILVSGALAAESGAALLPLGTHVLRGIAEPCAVFTVAQEVAG; encoded by the coding sequence ATGCAGCTTTCCGCGACGCTCGCCTGGCTCGTCGACTCAGCAAGCGATGTGCCGGGCGCCGACCATCTGCTCGCCGGGCTCGGCGCGCGTCTGCGGGCCGATGGCCTGCCGCTCGCCGGCGGCGCGCTGACGCTGGCCGTGCCGCATCCGTTGATCGCGCGGCGCACCTGGTTGTGGCGTGCCGACGGCGACGCGGTGATCGAGGCCCTGGGCTTCGCCGGCCTCGGCCTGACCCAGCCGACACCGGCGGGCGATGCCGGCCGGGGCTGGCTCGCCTCGCTGGCCTCGGGCCCGGTGCATCTGGACAGTATCGGCATGCGGCCGGACGCTCCGTCGCTCGCCTGGATCGGCCCGCGCGCCTTCACCACGCGGGAGGCCGAGGTGCTGGGCCAGGCGGCGCGCTTTGCCGCCGCGCCGCTTTCCACGCTCGCGGCGCGCGCCACCCTGGCGGCGGCGCTCGAGGCCTATCTCGGCCGGCGCAGCGCGGCGCGCGTGCTGGCCTCGCCGCTCAGCCGTGCGGTGGGCGAGACCATCCAGGCCGCGTTGCTCTATGCCGATCTGCGTGGCTTCACCGAGCTGTCGCAGAACCATCCGCCCGACGCGGTGATCGCCGCGCTCGACGCCTGGTTCGACCGCATCGCCGGTCCCGTGCACGCCTTCGGCGGCGAGGTGCTGAAGTTCATCGGCGATGGCGTGCTGGCGATCTTCCCGGTTGCCGGCGCGCTCTCGCGCGCCGCCGCCTGCGACGCCGCGTTGCGCGCGGTGGCTGCCTCGAGCCTCGGCATGGCCCATCTCGACAAGGCGCGCGCGGAGCAGGGGCTGCCGCCGCTGCCGTTCGGTGCGGCGCTGCATGTCGGCGAGATCTACTGGGGCAATATCGGCGCCGCCGACCGGCTGGACTTCACCGCCATCGGCCCGGCGGTGAATCTCGTCAGCCGGCTCGAGGGCCTGTGCCGGCCGCTCGGCCGCAGCATCCTGGTCTCGGGCGCGCTCGCCGCCGAGAGCGGTGCTGCGCTGCTGCCGCTGGGCACCCACGTCCTGCGCGGCATCGCCGAGCCCTGCGCGGTGTTCACGGTTGCGCAGGAGGTGGCGGGCTGA
- a CDS encoding SRPBCC domain-containing protein, with protein sequence MTAEPLVVRRETQIAAPPASVFAFLTDPDKIIRWMGSEAEMEPHQGGLYLLKGIAGRAARGAFREVVPVHRLAYSFGWEGSEQVPPGSSLVEIDLIDRDGGTLLRMTHTGLPSQAQCDGHNAGWAHYLARLTLAAAGLDPGVDRRPEP encoded by the coding sequence ATGACAGCCGAACCCCTGGTCGTCCGCCGCGAGACGCAGATCGCCGCCCCGCCCGCCAGCGTCTTCGCCTTCCTGACCGACCCGGACAAGATCATCCGCTGGATGGGCAGCGAGGCCGAGATGGAGCCGCATCAGGGCGGTCTTTATCTGCTCAAGGGCATCGCCGGGCGCGCCGCGCGCGGCGCCTTTCGCGAGGTCGTGCCGGTGCACCGCCTGGCCTACAGCTTCGGCTGGGAGGGCAGCGAGCAGGTGCCGCCGGGCTCGAGCCTGGTCGAGATCGACCTGATCGACCGCGACGGCGGCACGCTGCTGCGCATGACCCACACCGGCCTGCCCAGCCAGGCGCAATGCGACGGGCACAATGCAGGCTGGGCACACTACCTGGCGCGGCTGACCCTGGCGGCGGCGGGCCTGGATCCCGGAGTCGATCGTCGGCCCGAGCCCTGA
- a CDS encoding GFA family protein — protein MDRFTGGCLCGKVRFVASGRPYRVGLCHCLDCRKHHGALFHGSAVFAQDAVTIEGETRDYAGRFFCPRCGSPVFGRWADEIGVNLGALDAPDQLTPTYELWTIRRESWLPPFPLARRYERDRDASGRFEQ, from the coding sequence ATGGATCGATTCACCGGCGGTTGCCTGTGCGGCAAGGTCCGCTTCGTGGCGTCGGGTCGTCCCTACCGGGTCGGCCTTTGTCACTGCCTCGACTGCCGCAAGCATCACGGCGCGCTGTTCCACGGCTCCGCCGTGTTCGCGCAGGACGCCGTGACCATCGAGGGCGAGACGCGCGACTACGCCGGGCGGTTCTTCTGTCCCCGCTGCGGCTCGCCGGTCTTCGGACGCTGGGCGGACGAGATCGGCGTGAACCTGGGCGCGCTGGACGCGCCCGACCAGCTGACGCCGACCTACGAGCTGTGGACCATCCGTCGCGAGTCCTGGCTGCCGCCGTTTCCGCTGGCGCGACGCTACGAGCGCGATCGCGACGCCTCGGGTCGCTTCGAGCAGTAG